AGAATGGCCATGTGACAACTTTTGCCGGCGGCAAATTCGCTGCCCGCAAAAGGCTGGATGGAGGTTTCACCATCGCCCCCAATTTCCTGTCCATGCCGGAAATGGTGCCCGCCTCTTTCCGGTATCTTTTCGATTTTCTGCCGATGCTGCGACAGGAATGGGCCTGTCTGCGCCCGCGTCTGTCCAGCTGGTTTTTCGAAGAGGCACGCATGAAGAAGCGCTGGAATCTGGATGAGACATCGCCCTTCGAATCTCACCGCATCCTCAATCCCAAACCTGTGGGCTGGGTTCTCGATGAAGCAATGCGCGAGTTGAAACGCTACTTCCCGGCCTTTGCACCTGTGCAGGTCGCCGAGCGCTGGGCCGGAATGATTGACGGCACGCCCGATGCCATCCCGGTGATTTCAGCCATCGACAAAGTGCCGGGCCTCTATCTCTCAGCCGGCTATTCCGGCCATGGCTTCGGCATCGGCCCCGGTGCGGCGAAACTGATGGCGCAATTGATTGTGGGTGAGCGCCCTATGCCGACACGTCGGCTTTCCGCTTTTCGCGCTTCAGCGATGGCACAAAACATCGCCCCACAACGGGCGTTTGATCAGGCCGCGATCAGCTTGGCGTGATTGATCGCGCGGTTGATCGTGTCCAGCAGCTCTTCCGGCTGCACAGGTTTGCGCATGAATTCAAAAATCTTGAGGTCAGCGGCGCGCAACTGCGTGGTGCGTTCAACGTCTGCCGTTACCATCACATAGGTGGCATCAGCACCCATGGCCTGCAGCGTCTCGATGACGTCAAGGCCGTTCTTCAAACTGCCCAGGCGGAAATCAAACAGGCCGACCGCAAAAGTCTGGTCCACCGCGAATTCAACGGCACTTTCAGGATCAGAGAAGCCCTTCACCTTGTAGCCGCAATCGGCCAGCAATTCGGCAACGCTGGTCAGCAGATCAACGTCATCATCAAGGATCAGGATATCGATATCTTTTCTGGCCAAGGCAAACCCCTCACTTGCCGCGAAATTAGGCGACAATCCTTTCGAACCCATTGAGCCCGAAAGTTAACGA
This Aestuariivirga litoralis DNA region includes the following protein-coding sequences:
- a CDS encoding response regulator, whose protein sequence is MARKDIDILILDDDVDLLTSVAELLADCGYKVKGFSDPESAVEFAVDQTFAVGLFDFRLGSLKNGLDVIETLQAMGADATYVMVTADVERTTQLRAADLKIFEFMRKPVQPEELLDTINRAINHAKLIAA